In Streptomyces sp. DG2A-72, one genomic interval encodes:
- a CDS encoding CoA pyrophosphatase: MTRASDTQGGPVALSKEGLPGWLDPVVYAVETVQPLQLSRFLPPENGAGRQSAVLILFGEGERGPELLLMERASSLRSHAGQPSFPGGALDPEDGDPKADGPLRAALREAEEETGLDPAGVQLFGVLPKLYIPISSFVVTPVLGWWREPSPVGVVDPNETARVFTVPVADLTDPAHRVTAVHPRGHQGPAFLVESALVWGFTAGIIDRLLHYAGWERPWDRAKQVPLDWRS; this comes from the coding sequence ATGACGCGAGCAAGCGACACACAGGGCGGCCCGGTGGCGCTCAGCAAGGAGGGCCTGCCCGGCTGGCTCGATCCGGTGGTGTACGCGGTGGAGACGGTGCAGCCGCTCCAGCTGAGCCGCTTCCTGCCGCCGGAGAACGGCGCGGGGCGGCAGTCCGCCGTACTGATCCTGTTCGGTGAGGGCGAGCGCGGTCCCGAGCTGCTGCTGATGGAGCGGGCGAGTTCGCTGCGCTCGCACGCCGGGCAGCCGTCCTTCCCGGGCGGTGCCCTCGACCCCGAGGACGGCGACCCGAAGGCCGACGGGCCACTACGGGCCGCTCTCCGCGAGGCCGAGGAGGAGACCGGCCTTGATCCGGCCGGCGTCCAGCTCTTCGGCGTGCTGCCCAAGCTGTACATCCCCATCAGCAGCTTCGTCGTGACCCCGGTGCTGGGCTGGTGGCGCGAGCCGAGCCCGGTCGGGGTGGTCGATCCGAACGAGACCGCGCGCGTCTTCACCGTTCCCGTGGCGGATCTCACGGATCCCGCCCACCGCGTCACCGCCGTCCACCCCAGAGGTCACCAAGGTCCGGCATTTCTGGTCGAATCGGCCCTGGTGTGGGGGTTCACGGCGGGGATCATCGACCGCCTGCTGCACTACGCGGGCTGGGAGCGACCATGGGACCGCGCGAAGCAGGTCCCGCTCGACTGGCGCTCATGA
- a CDS encoding phage holin family protein: MSAPDGSPVGTERSIGQLFASATTEMSALVHDEIALAKAQLKQDVKRGAMSGGAFTVAAGVLVFSLPMLNFALAYGIRTWSDWNLAICFLLSFAANVLIALVLALIGVVFAKKAKKGKGPQKVAASMKETAVVLQKAKPHPRAELPQDRVPEAIEAVARSSS, from the coding sequence ATGAGCGCACCCGACGGCAGCCCGGTCGGTACCGAACGCAGCATCGGCCAGCTGTTCGCCTCGGCGACCACCGAGATGTCCGCGCTGGTGCACGACGAGATCGCGCTGGCCAAGGCGCAGCTCAAGCAGGACGTCAAGCGCGGGGCGATGAGCGGCGGCGCGTTCACGGTGGCCGCCGGCGTGCTGGTCTTCTCCCTGCCGATGCTGAACTTCGCTCTGGCGTACGGCATCCGGACCTGGAGCGACTGGAATCTCGCGATCTGCTTCCTGCTGTCCTTCGCGGCGAACGTGCTGATCGCGCTCGTCCTGGCCCTGATCGGCGTCGTGTTCGCGAAGAAGGCCAAGAAGGGCAAGGGCCCGCAGAAGGTCGCGGCCTCCATGAAGGAGACGGCGGTCGTCCTGCAGAAGGCCAAGCCGCACCCGCGTGCCGAACTGCCGCAGGACCGGGTCCCGGAGGCCATCGAAGCTGTGGCACGCTCGTCGTCATGA
- a CDS encoding Crp/Fnr family transcriptional regulator: protein MDDVLRRNPLFAALDDEQSAELRASMSEVTLARGDSLFHEGDPGDRLYVVTEGKVKLHRTSPDGRENMLAVVGPGELIGELSLFDPGPRTATATALTEVKLLGLGHGDLQPWLNVRPEVATALLRAVARRLRKTNDQMSNLVFSDVPGRVARALLDLSRRFGVQSEEGIHVVHDLTQEELAQLVGASRETVNKALADFAQRGWLRLEARAVILLDVERLAKRSR from the coding sequence GTGGACGACGTTCTGCGGCGCAACCCGCTCTTCGCGGCGCTCGATGACGAGCAGTCCGCGGAGCTGCGCGCCTCCATGAGTGAGGTGACCCTCGCACGTGGCGACTCCCTGTTCCACGAGGGCGACCCGGGCGACCGGCTCTATGTCGTCACCGAGGGCAAGGTCAAGCTCCACCGCACCTCGCCCGACGGCCGCGAGAACATGCTGGCCGTCGTCGGCCCCGGCGAGCTCATCGGCGAACTGTCGCTCTTCGACCCGGGCCCGCGCACGGCGACCGCCACCGCGCTGACCGAGGTCAAGCTGCTGGGCCTGGGCCACGGCGACCTCCAGCCCTGGCTGAACGTCCGCCCCGAGGTGGCCACCGCGCTGCTGCGCGCCGTCGCCCGCCGGCTGCGCAAGACCAACGACCAGATGTCCAACCTGGTCTTCTCCGACGTCCCCGGCCGTGTCGCACGCGCCCTGCTGGACCTCTCCCGCCGCTTCGGCGTGCAGTCCGAGGAGGGCATCCACGTCGTCCACGACCTCACCCAGGAGGAGCTGGCCCAGCTGGTCGGCGCCTCCCGCGAGACGGTCAACAAGGCGCTCGCCGACTTCGCCCAGCGCGGATGGCTCCGCCTCGAGGCTCGCGCGGTGATCCTGCTGGACGTGGAGCGGCTCGCCAAGCGCTCGCGGTAG
- a CDS encoding RidA family protein, translating to MSAVETKLAELGLTLPEVVPPLAAYQPAVRSGVYVYTAGQLPMVDGKLPVTGKVGAEVTPEEAKELARTCALNALAAVKSVVGDLDRIARVVKVVGFVASAPDFTGQPGVLNGASELLGAVLGDKGVHARSAVGVAVLPLDAPVEVEVQVELVP from the coding sequence GTGAGCGCGGTCGAGACGAAGCTGGCCGAGCTCGGCCTGACCCTGCCGGAGGTCGTCCCGCCGCTCGCCGCGTACCAGCCGGCCGTGCGGAGCGGTGTGTACGTCTACACCGCCGGCCAGCTCCCGATGGTGGACGGCAAGCTTCCGGTCACCGGCAAGGTGGGCGCCGAGGTCACGCCCGAGGAGGCCAAGGAGCTCGCCCGCACGTGCGCGCTGAACGCCCTCGCCGCGGTCAAGTCCGTCGTGGGTGACCTGGACCGCATCGCGCGCGTGGTGAAGGTCGTCGGCTTCGTCGCCTCGGCCCCGGACTTCACCGGCCAGCCGGGTGTCCTCAACGGCGCGAGCGAACTCCTGGGCGCGGTCCTGGGCGACAAGGGTGTGCACGCGCGCAGTGCGGTGGGCGTGGCGGTGCTGCCGCTGGACGCGCCGGTGGAGGTCGAGGTGCAGGTGGAGCTGGTGCCGTAA
- a CDS encoding MarP family serine protease, with protein MNVLDILLLVAAVWFAIVGYRQGFVVGILSVIGFLGGGLVAVYVLPVIWDALTDNAEVGTTAAVVAVVVVIVCASVGQALTTHLGNKLRRYITWSPARALDATGGALVNVVAMLLVAWLIGSALAQTTLPTLGKEVRNSKVLLGVSEALPTQADTWFKDFTSVLAQNGFPQVFSPFSNEPIKEVAPPDPALAGSAVAARAQRSIVKVMGTAESCGKVLEGTGFVFSDRRVMTNAHVVGGVDEPTIQIGGEGRKYDATVVLYDWERDIAVLDVPDLDAPALEFTTEDAGSGDSAIVAGFPENGAYDVRSARVRGRITASGADIYHRGTVSRDVYSLYATVRQGNSGGPLLTPEGQVYGVVFAKSLDDAETGYALTADEIQEDITKGRTANQRVDSDSCAL; from the coding sequence GTGAATGTGCTGGACATCCTGCTCCTGGTTGCCGCTGTGTGGTTCGCCATCGTCGGCTATCGCCAAGGCTTCGTCGTCGGCATCCTGTCGGTGATCGGCTTCCTGGGCGGCGGTCTCGTCGCGGTCTATGTGCTGCCCGTCATCTGGGACGCGCTGACCGACAACGCCGAGGTCGGCACGACCGCCGCCGTCGTCGCGGTCGTGGTCGTCATCGTCTGCGCCTCCGTCGGCCAGGCGCTCACCACCCACCTCGGCAACAAGCTGCGCCGGTACATCACCTGGTCCCCGGCCCGCGCCCTGGACGCGACCGGCGGCGCGCTCGTCAACGTCGTGGCGATGCTCCTGGTCGCGTGGCTCATCGGCTCCGCCCTCGCGCAGACCACGCTGCCCACGCTGGGCAAGGAGGTCCGTAACTCCAAGGTGCTGCTGGGGGTGTCGGAGGCGCTGCCCACCCAGGCCGACACCTGGTTCAAGGACTTCACCTCGGTCCTCGCGCAGAACGGCTTCCCGCAGGTCTTCAGCCCGTTCTCGAACGAGCCGATCAAGGAGGTCGCGCCCCCGGACCCGGCCCTCGCGGGCAGCGCCGTCGCCGCCCGCGCCCAGCGCTCCATCGTCAAGGTCATGGGCACCGCCGAGAGTTGCGGCAAGGTCCTCGAAGGCACCGGCTTCGTCTTCTCCGACCGCCGCGTCATGACCAACGCGCATGTCGTCGGCGGCGTCGACGAGCCCACCATCCAGATAGGCGGCGAGGGCAGGAAGTACGACGCGACGGTCGTCCTCTACGACTGGGAGCGCGACATCGCCGTACTCGACGTACCCGATCTGGACGCTCCGGCGCTCGAGTTCACCACCGAGGACGCCGGCAGCGGAGACAGCGCGATCGTCGCCGGCTTCCCGGAGAACGGGGCGTACGACGTGCGGTCCGCGCGGGTTCGCGGGCGCATCACGGCCAGCGGCGCGGACATCTACCACCGCGGCACCGTCAGCCGCGACGTCTACTCCCTGTACGCGACCGTCCGCCAGGGCAACTCCGGCGGCCCGCTGCTCACCCCCGAAGGCCAGGTGTACGGCGTGGTCTTCGCCAAGTCCCTCGACGACGCCGAGACGGGGTACGCGCTCACCGCGGACGAGATCCAGGAGGACATCACCAAGGGGCGCACCGCGAACCAGCGGGTGGACAGCGACAGCTGCGCTCTGTAG
- a CDS encoding MBL fold metallo-hydrolase, which yields MTDAAALPGQPRGGVLSGPATPRAVNVLAPNASAMTLDGTNTWILSEPDSELAVVIDPGPRDESHLRTVLDTAEKAGKRISLTLLTHGHPDHAEGAARFAELTGTNVRALDPALRLGDEGLAAGDVVTVGGLELRVVPTPGHTSDSLCFHLPADRAVVTGDTILGRGTTVVAHPDGRLGDYLDSLRRLRSLTVDDGVHTVLPGHGPVLEDAQGAVEFYLAHRAHRLAQIETAVEDGYRTPSEVVAHVYADVDRSLWPAAELSVRAQLDYLEEHGLI from the coding sequence ATGACGGACGCAGCCGCCCTTCCCGGCCAGCCGAGGGGCGGGGTCCTCTCGGGCCCCGCCACCCCACGGGCCGTCAACGTCCTTGCGCCCAACGCCTCGGCGATGACCCTGGACGGCACCAACACGTGGATCCTGTCGGAGCCCGACTCCGAACTGGCCGTGGTGATCGACCCGGGCCCACGGGACGAGAGCCACCTGCGCACCGTCCTCGACACCGCCGAGAAGGCCGGCAAGCGCATCTCCCTGACCCTGCTGACACACGGTCACCCCGACCACGCCGAAGGCGCCGCCCGTTTCGCCGAACTGACGGGCACGAACGTGCGGGCCCTGGACCCGGCGCTGCGACTGGGCGACGAGGGGCTGGCGGCCGGGGACGTGGTCACGGTCGGCGGCCTGGAGCTGAGGGTCGTACCGACGCCCGGGCACACCTCGGACTCCCTGTGCTTCCATCTCCCGGCCGATCGCGCGGTCGTGACCGGCGACACGATCCTGGGCCGCGGTACGACGGTCGTGGCGCACCCCGACGGCCGCCTGGGCGACTATCTGGACTCCCTGCGACGGCTCAGGTCCCTCACCGTCGACGACGGCGTCCACACCGTCCTGCCGGGCCATGGACCGGTCCTGGAGGACGCCCAGGGCGCCGTGGAGTTCTATCTCGCCCACCGTGCCCACCGTCTCGCCCAGATCGAGACGGCCGTGGAGGACGGCTACCGTACGCCGTCGGAGGTCGTCGCCCATGTGTACGCGGACGTGGACCGGTCCCTGTGGCCCGCGGCGGAGTTGTCGGTACGGGCACAGCTGGACTACCTGGAGGAGCACGGCCTCATCTAG
- a CDS encoding ArsA-related P-loop ATPase: protein MSRLQVVSGKGGTGKTTVAAALALALATEGKRTLLVEVEGRQGIAQLFEAEALPYEERKIAVAPGGGEVYALAIDPELALLDYLQMFYKLGGAGRALKKLGAIDFATTIAPGLRDVLLTGKACEAVRRKDKAGRFVYDYVVMDAPPTGRITRFLNVNDEVAGLAKIGPIHNQAQAVMRVLKSKETAVHLVTLLEEMPVQETVDGISELRGARLPVGRIMVNMVRPEVLDGADLDLVRAVPRTSVARSLSAAGLGGARRGGNAEKLVDPLLAQAEEYAERYALEHEQRAVLSELGLPLHELPLLAEGMDLAGLYELATELREQGMS from the coding sequence GTGAGCAGGCTCCAGGTCGTCAGCGGCAAGGGCGGAACCGGTAAGACCACGGTGGCCGCCGCACTCGCGCTGGCCCTTGCCACCGAGGGGAAGCGCACGCTTCTCGTCGAGGTCGAGGGTCGGCAGGGCATCGCACAGCTCTTCGAGGCGGAGGCGCTGCCTTACGAGGAGCGCAAGATCGCCGTCGCTCCCGGGGGCGGGGAGGTGTACGCACTCGCCATCGACCCCGAACTGGCCCTGCTGGACTACCTCCAGATGTTCTACAAGCTGGGCGGCGCGGGCCGGGCCCTGAAGAAGCTCGGCGCCATCGACTTCGCCACCACCATCGCGCCGGGCCTGAGGGACGTACTCCTGACCGGCAAGGCATGCGAGGCCGTGCGCAGGAAGGACAAGGCCGGGCGGTTCGTGTACGACTACGTCGTCATGGACGCGCCGCCCACCGGGCGCATCACCCGCTTCCTGAACGTCAACGACGAGGTGGCCGGGCTCGCGAAGATCGGCCCGATACACAATCAGGCGCAGGCCGTGATGCGGGTTCTGAAGTCCAAGGAGACAGCCGTCCACCTTGTGACGCTGCTCGAGGAGATGCCCGTACAGGAGACCGTGGACGGGATCTCCGAGCTGCGGGGAGCGCGGCTGCCGGTGGGGCGGATCATGGTGAACATGGTGCGGCCCGAGGTGCTGGACGGGGCCGATCTGGATCTCGTACGAGCAGTGCCGCGGACCTCGGTCGCCAGGTCGCTGTCCGCGGCCGGACTCGGCGGCGCGCGGCGCGGCGGAAACGCCGAGAAGCTGGTCGATCCGCTGCTGGCGCAGGCCGAGGAGTACGCCGAGCGGTACGCGCTGGAGCACGAACAGCGGGCCGTCCTGAGCGAGCTGGGCCTGCCGCTGCACGAACTGCCGCTGCTCGCCGAGGGCATGGACCTGGCGGGCCTGTACGAACTGGCCACCGAGTTGCGGGAACAGGGGATGTCATGA
- the nhaA gene encoding Na+/H+ antiporter NhaA has product MAAPARNRENASTRKVFGRLSLPERTFVADALRAETVGGVLLLLAAIAALLWANIPALHDSYESVSHYHLGPEALGLNLSIAHWAADGLLAIFFFVAGIELKRELVAGDLRDPKAAVLPVVAALCGMAAPALVYALTNVTGGGSLVGWAVPTATDIAFALAVLAVIGTSLPSALRAFLLTLAVVDDLFAILIIAVFFTDTIDFAALGGAVVGLLVFWLLLRKGVRGWYVYVPLALVVWGLMYNSGIHATIAGVAMGLMLRCHRHEGEDHSPGERIEHLVRPLSAGLAVPLFALFSAGVSLSGGVLGDVFAQPETLGVVLGLVVGKALGIFGGTWLTARFTRASLSDDLAWPDVFAVASLAGIGFTVSLLIGELAFDGDAVLTGEIKAAVLLGSLISAALATVLLKVRNTKYRKMCEDEERDDDLDGIPDIYEEDDPAYHLRMAGIYERKAAEHRRIAELMTAENGTGMPK; this is encoded by the coding sequence GTGGCCGCGCCCGCCCGTAACAGGGAAAACGCCAGCACCCGCAAGGTTTTCGGACGTCTGTCCCTGCCCGAGCGAACCTTCGTGGCGGACGCGCTGCGCGCCGAGACGGTCGGCGGTGTGCTGCTGCTCCTCGCCGCGATCGCCGCGCTGCTCTGGGCGAACATACCCGCGCTGCACGACAGCTACGAGAGCGTCAGCCACTACCACCTCGGCCCCGAGGCGCTCGGCCTGAACCTGTCGATCGCGCACTGGGCGGCCGACGGACTGCTCGCGATCTTCTTCTTCGTCGCCGGTATCGAGCTCAAGCGTGAGCTGGTCGCCGGTGATCTGCGCGACCCCAAGGCCGCCGTGCTGCCCGTCGTCGCGGCCCTGTGCGGCATGGCCGCACCGGCGCTCGTCTACGCCCTCACCAACGTCACCGGCGGCGGCTCGCTGGTGGGCTGGGCCGTGCCCACCGCCACCGACATCGCCTTCGCGCTGGCGGTGCTCGCGGTCATCGGTACATCCCTGCCGAGCGCCCTGCGCGCCTTCCTGCTCACCCTCGCCGTCGTCGACGACCTGTTCGCGATCCTGATCATCGCGGTCTTCTTCACCGACACCATCGACTTCGCCGCGCTCGGCGGCGCCGTCGTCGGCCTGCTCGTCTTCTGGCTGCTGCTGCGCAAGGGCGTACGCGGCTGGTACGTCTACGTCCCGCTCGCCCTCGTCGTCTGGGGGCTGATGTACAACAGCGGCATCCACGCCACGATCGCGGGCGTCGCGATGGGCCTGATGCTGCGCTGCCACCGCCACGAGGGCGAGGACCACTCCCCCGGCGAGCGCATCGAGCATCTCGTACGGCCGCTGTCGGCGGGCCTCGCTGTGCCGCTGTTCGCGCTGTTCAGCGCCGGTGTCTCCCTTTCGGGGGGCGTCCTGGGCGACGTATTCGCCCAGCCGGAGACGCTCGGCGTGGTCCTGGGTCTGGTCGTCGGCAAGGCGCTCGGCATCTTCGGGGGTACGTGGCTGACGGCACGTTTCACCAGGGCGTCGCTCAGTGACGACCTCGCCTGGCCGGACGTGTTCGCGGTGGCGTCGCTGGCCGGCATCGGGTTCACCGTCTCGCTGCTGATCGGCGAGCTCGCCTTCGACGGCGACGCGGTGCTGACCGGCGAGATCAAGGCTGCCGTGCTGCTGGGCTCGCTCATCTCGGCGGCTCTGGCGACCGTCCTGCTGAAGGTACGGAACACCAAGTACCGCAAGATGTGCGAGGACGAGGAGCGCGACGACGACCTCGACGGCATCCCGGACATCTACGAGGAGGACGACCCGGCGTACCACCTGCGGATGGCCGGCATCTACGAGCGCAAGGCCGCCGAGCACCGCCGGATCGCCGAGCTGATGACCGCGGAGAACGGCACCGGCATGCCGAAGTGA
- a CDS encoding DUF4177 domain-containing protein, with the protein MTKWEYATVPLLVHATKQILDTWGEDGWELVQVVPGPNNPEQLVAYLKREKQ; encoded by the coding sequence ATGACCAAGTGGGAATACGCAACCGTGCCACTGCTCGTCCACGCCACGAAGCAGATTCTGGACACCTGGGGCGAGGACGGCTGGGAGCTCGTCCAGGTCGTGCCCGGGCCGAACAACCCCGAGCAGCTGGTGGCCTACCTGAAGCGGGAGAAGCAGTGA
- a CDS encoding alpha/beta fold hydrolase yields the protein MTDPSAQPASVVRPDGPWTHRDVAANGARFHIAEMGDGPLVLLLHGFPQFWWTWRHQLVALADAGFRAVAMDLRGVGGSDRTPRGYDPGNLALDITGVVRSLGEPDAALVGHDLGGYMAWTAAVMRPKLVRRLAVTSMPHPRRWRAAMLSDVRQTAAGSYIWGFQRPWIPERQLVADDGALVARLMRDWSGPSLPDDKAVETYQRAMCIPSTAHCSIEPYRWMVRSLARLDGVQFNRRMKRPVRVPTLHLHGSLDPVMRTRSAAGSGEYVEAPYRWRLFDGLGHFPHEEDPVAFSAELISWLKDPEPDR from the coding sequence ATGACCGACCCTTCGGCTCAGCCCGCCTCTGTCGTACGGCCGGACGGTCCCTGGACACACAGGGACGTGGCCGCCAATGGGGCGCGCTTCCACATCGCCGAGATGGGCGACGGGCCGCTGGTGCTGTTGCTGCACGGCTTCCCGCAGTTCTGGTGGACCTGGCGGCACCAGCTGGTCGCCCTCGCCGACGCCGGGTTCCGGGCCGTCGCGATGGACCTGCGGGGTGTCGGCGGCAGCGACCGTACGCCCCGGGGTTACGACCCGGGCAACCTCGCCCTCGACATCACGGGCGTCGTACGGTCGCTCGGCGAGCCGGACGCCGCGCTCGTCGGGCACGACCTGGGCGGCTACATGGCGTGGACGGCGGCCGTGATGCGCCCGAAGCTCGTACGGCGGCTCGCGGTCACCTCGATGCCGCATCCGCGGCGCTGGCGGGCCGCCATGCTCTCCGACGTCAGGCAGACGGCCGCGGGTTCGTACATCTGGGGGTTCCAGCGGCCCTGGATCCCGGAGCGGCAGCTCGTCGCGGACGACGGGGCGCTCGTCGCCCGGCTGATGCGGGACTGGTCCGGGCCGAGCCTGCCGGACGACAAGGCGGTGGAGACGTACCAACGCGCCATGTGCATCCCGTCGACCGCCCACTGCTCGATCGAGCCGTACCGGTGGATGGTGCGGTCCCTCGCCCGCCTGGACGGCGTCCAGTTCAACCGGCGGATGAAGCGACCCGTACGGGTGCCGACGCTCCATCTCCACGGCTCCCTTGACCCGGTGATGCGGACCCGCAGCGCGGCCGGCTCCGGAGAGTACGTCGAAGCACCGTACCGCTGGCGCCTGTTCGACGGACTCGGGCACTTCCCGCATGAAGAGGACCCAGTGGCGTTTTCCGCAGAGCTCATCAGCTGGCTCAAGGATCCCGAGCCGGACCGATGA
- a CDS encoding nucleotidyltransferase domain-containing protein gives MAAAAPRRGLDSLGFIEREGSLGRVPPAFRPVVAATRDRVLDLFGARLDSAYLYGSIPRGTARVGLSDLDLLAVLREEPGDADREGARTLGEAVDKEFPQVDGVGILLVSRTQVLSEPERYDLGWFVACLCTPLLGEDLAEYLPRYRPDSLLARETNGDLALLLPSWRERIAAADEARRPLVRFMSRRLVRTGFTLVMPRWNGWTSDLTEMAEVFAAYYPARGEQMQAAAVLGYEPTGEREVLVSYVEDLGPWLAEEYARVHGVKAPRPHS, from the coding sequence ATGGCCGCAGCCGCTCCCCGCAGAGGGCTCGACTCCCTCGGCTTCATCGAACGTGAGGGCTCTCTCGGGCGAGTCCCGCCCGCCTTCCGTCCCGTCGTCGCCGCCACCCGTGACCGCGTGCTGGATCTCTTCGGGGCGCGGTTGGACAGCGCCTACCTCTACGGGTCGATTCCGCGGGGCACCGCGCGCGTGGGGCTCAGTGATCTGGACCTGCTCGCCGTGCTGCGCGAGGAGCCAGGTGACGCGGACCGGGAGGGGGCGCGGACGCTGGGTGAGGCGGTCGACAAGGAGTTTCCGCAGGTCGACGGCGTCGGGATCCTGCTGGTCAGCCGGACGCAGGTGCTGAGCGAGCCGGAGCGCTACGACCTGGGGTGGTTCGTCGCGTGCCTGTGCACCCCGCTGCTCGGCGAGGATCTCGCCGAGTACCTGCCGCGCTACCGGCCCGACTCGCTGCTCGCCCGCGAGACCAACGGTGACCTCGCCCTGCTCCTCCCCAGCTGGCGCGAGCGGATCGCCGCGGCCGACGAGGCCCGGCGGCCCCTCGTACGCTTCATGTCCCGCCGCCTCGTCCGCACCGGCTTCACGCTCGTGATGCCCCGCTGGAACGGCTGGACCAGCGATCTGACGGAGATGGCCGAGGTGTTCGCCGCGTACTACCCCGCGCGCGGAGAGCAGATGCAGGCCGCCGCGGTCCTCGGGTACGAGCCCACCGGCGAGCGGGAAGTCCTGGTGTCGTACGTCGAGGACCTCGGGCCGTGGCTCGCCGAGGAGTACGCGCGCGTGCACGGCGTCAAAGCGCCCCGGCCCCACTCCTAG
- the nth gene encoding endonuclease III, with amino-acid sequence MKKAASKPPKDSKPPKPPKDESRTALVRRARRINRELAEVYPYAHPELDFENPFQLLVATVLSAQTTDLRVNQTTPALFAKYPTPEDLAAANPEEVEEILRPTGFFRAKTKSVMGLSKALAADFGGEVPGRLEDLVKLPGVGRKTAFVVLGNAFGRPGLTVDTHFQRLVRRWQWTDATEPDKIEAAVAALFPKSDWTMLSHHVIFHGRRICHARKPACGACPIAPLCPAYGEGETDPEKAKKLLKYEKGGFPGQRLKPPQAYLDAGGKPAPPLGAG; translated from the coding sequence GTGAAGAAGGCGGCTTCGAAGCCTCCGAAGGATTCGAAGCCTCCGAAGCCTCCCAAGGACGAGTCCCGCACCGCCCTCGTCCGCCGGGCCCGCCGGATCAACCGCGAGCTCGCCGAGGTCTATCCGTACGCCCACCCCGAGCTGGACTTCGAGAACCCCTTCCAACTGCTGGTGGCCACCGTGCTGTCCGCCCAGACCACCGACCTCCGCGTCAACCAGACCACCCCGGCGCTCTTCGCCAAGTACCCGACGCCCGAGGACCTGGCGGCCGCCAACCCGGAGGAGGTCGAGGAGATCCTTCGCCCGACCGGCTTCTTCCGGGCCAAGACCAAGTCGGTGATGGGGCTGTCGAAGGCTCTCGCGGCGGACTTCGGCGGCGAGGTCCCCGGCAGGCTCGAAGACCTCGTCAAGCTCCCCGGCGTGGGCCGCAAGACCGCGTTCGTCGTGCTCGGCAACGCCTTCGGCCGCCCCGGCCTCACCGTGGACACGCACTTCCAGCGGCTGGTGCGGCGCTGGCAGTGGACCGACGCGACCGAGCCGGACAAGATCGAGGCCGCCGTCGCCGCGCTCTTTCCCAAGAGCGACTGGACGATGCTCTCGCACCACGTGATCTTCCACGGCCGGCGCATCTGCCACGCCCGCAAGCCCGCCTGCGGCGCCTGCCCCATCGCCCCGCTCTGCCCGGCGTACGGCGAGGGCGAGACGGACCCGGAGAAGGCGAAGAAGCTGCTCAAGTACGAGAAGGGCGGCTTCCCGGGCCAGCGTCTGAAGCCTCCGCAGGCGTATCTGGACGCGGGCGGCAAGCCGGCGCCGCCGCTGGGGGCCGGATGA
- a CDS encoding NUDIX hydrolase, producing the protein MANGQWYPQEWPALIRALAEGTLTPVTPRRAATVMLLKDTDAGPAVHMLRRRASMAFAGGAYAYPGGGVDPRDDDHHIRWAGPTRAWWADRLGVDETTAAQAIVCAAVRETYEEAGVLLAGPTPDSVVGDTTGDDWEADRAALVARDLSFAQFLERRGLVLRSDLLGAWTRWITPEFEPRRYDTWFFVAALPEGQRTRNVSTEADRTVWTAPADAAASYDKGELLMMPPTIATLRQLSPYATAAAALAATPDRDMTPVLAKARLEDDEIVLSWPGHDEFTKHIPTGGA; encoded by the coding sequence ATGGCAAACGGGCAGTGGTATCCCCAGGAGTGGCCGGCCCTGATCCGCGCCCTCGCGGAAGGGACCCTCACCCCGGTCACCCCGAGGCGCGCGGCCACCGTCATGCTCCTGAAGGACACCGACGCCGGCCCCGCCGTCCACATGCTGCGCAGACGCGCCTCCATGGCCTTCGCCGGAGGCGCGTACGCGTATCCGGGCGGCGGTGTCGACCCGCGCGACGACGACCACCACATCCGCTGGGCGGGCCCCACGCGCGCGTGGTGGGCGGACAGACTCGGCGTCGACGAGACGACGGCGGCCCAGGCGATCGTCTGCGCGGCGGTACGGGAGACGTACGAGGAGGCAGGCGTCCTTCTCGCCGGCCCCACCCCCGACTCGGTCGTCGGTGACACCACCGGCGACGACTGGGAGGCGGACCGTGCCGCCCTGGTCGCCCGGGATCTGTCCTTCGCCCAGTTCCTGGAGCGCCGTGGACTGGTCCTTCGCTCGGATCTGCTGGGCGCCTGGACCCGCTGGATCACCCCGGAGTTCGAACCCCGCCGCTATGACACCTGGTTCTTCGTGGCGGCCCTCCCCGAGGGCCAGCGCACCCGGAACGTCTCCACGGAGGCCGACCGCACGGTGTGGACAGCACCGGCCGACGCCGCCGCGTCGTACGACAAGGGCGAGCTGCTGATGATGCCGCCCACCATCGCGACCCTGCGTCAGCTGTCCCCGTACGCCACGGCCGCCGCGGCGCTCGCCGCCACCCCCGACCGTGACATGACCCCTGTCCTGGCCAAGGCCCGCCTCGAGGACGACGAGATCGTGCTGTCCTGGCCGGGCCACGACGAGTTCACGAAGCACATCCCCACAGGCGGGGCCTGA